A region of Candidatus Omnitrophota bacterium DNA encodes the following proteins:
- the rpoC gene encoding DNA-directed RNA polymerase subunit beta' yields MGNKTLLKSSKEKDKEEGLSLFDAISIRIASPETIRSWSHGEVKKPETINYRTFKPEKDGLFCERIFGPTKDWECYCGKYKRIKYKGVVCDRCGVEVTRSSVRRERMGHIELASPVSHIWFFKVMPSKLGLILDLSVRELEKVIYYEEYVVIDPGDTPLRKKELLSEEKYQEAKGKYGNKFVAKMGAEALQGLLKELDLDKMAHELRKAIKSTRSGQVNKKVVKSLKFVEAFRKSGNKPEWMILEVIPVIPPDLRPLVPLDGGRFATSDLNDLYRRVINRNNRLKKLIELKAPEIIIRNEKRMLQEAVDALFDNGRHGRPVMGAGNRPLKSLADMLKGKQGRFRQNLLGKRVDYSGRSVIVIGPELKLYQCGLPKKMALELFEPFIIRKLKEKGHVHTIRSARKMVEKTKMEVWDILEEVIKDHPVLLNRAPTLHRLGIQAFQPVLVEGKAIKIHPLVCSAFNADFDGDQMAVHVPLSIEAQMEARLIMLASHNIFSPANGGPIVTPSQDIVLGCHYLTKEKPDQGEEIRYFSSSEEVIYAYGDKEIPLHAKIKLRVNGNIVETTVGRVIFNSVLTPGMAFFNEVVDKTRLSKLIQSCYRKFGHHETVMFLDRLKNLGFEMATLAGLSMAVEDLSIPKKKEELLKHAKEEVAHVEEQYKKGIITDGERYNRIIDIWTHITDTVSDQIFRELEPFNPVFMMADSGARGSRLQIRQLAGMRGLMAKPSGEIIESPITANFREGLSVLEYFISTHGARKGLADTALKTADAGYLTRRLIDVAQDVIVTEEDCKTLNGIFVAAIIEGDEVVVSLKERIIGRVALDNIVDIITDEVIVKAEEEITEEQAERIEQLGIEKIRIRSVLTCETRHGVCAKCYGRNLATQRIVEMGEAVGIIAAQSIGEPGTQLTMRTFHIGGTASRIIEQSFLQAKNSGIIKYSNLRTVKTKGQIVVLNRNGQVVINDEAGRELERYSIPQGSLVKFEDGARVERGDTFVKWDPYTSPILTEVGGKIMFEDIKEGITMREEIDESTGLVNKIIIEYKGDYHPQILVINAESEEVLAVYALPAGAHIVVKEGQIVEAGTVLAKTPRKVVKTRDITGGLPRVAELFEARRPHDPAIISEIDGWVEFGPAKKGQRRVIIRSPSGMRKEYIIPHGKHLNVYKGDWVTSGQPLTDGPIVPQDILRICGDKKLQEYLLNEIQEVYRLQGVKIDDKHIELIIRQMLRKVVIEDPGDTDFLMGQEVDKFVFRDENERVMKKGSRPAIATPILQGITKASLTTESFISAASFQETTRVLTEAAAAGKRDDLRGLKENVIMGHLVPAGTGFRTHQELEVVKKIE; encoded by the coding sequence ATGGGAAACAAAACTTTGCTCAAAAGTAGTAAGGAAAAAGATAAGGAAGAAGGATTATCATTATTTGATGCCATAAGCATAAGAATTGCTTCTCCGGAGACAATTCGTTCCTGGTCTCATGGGGAGGTCAAGAAGCCAGAGACCATAAATTATCGGACTTTTAAGCCGGAGAAGGATGGGCTTTTCTGTGAACGTATCTTTGGACCCACAAAGGACTGGGAGTGTTATTGTGGTAAGTATAAAAGAATTAAATATAAAGGTGTAGTTTGTGACCGTTGTGGTGTAGAAGTTACGCGGTCGAGTGTGCGTCGGGAAAGAATGGGACATATAGAACTTGCTTCCCCTGTTTCTCATATTTGGTTCTTTAAAGTTATGCCCTCTAAATTGGGATTGATTTTAGACCTTTCTGTAAGGGAACTGGAGAAGGTTATTTACTATGAAGAATATGTGGTCATTGATCCTGGAGATACTCCTTTGCGTAAAAAAGAACTTTTAAGTGAAGAGAAGTATCAAGAGGCAAAAGGAAAGTATGGAAATAAATTTGTTGCCAAGATGGGGGCAGAGGCACTTCAAGGTTTATTGAAAGAACTGGATCTTGATAAAATGGCGCATGAATTAAGAAAGGCAATTAAGAGCACAAGAAGCGGTCAGGTAAATAAAAAAGTAGTTAAGAGTTTAAAATTTGTTGAAGCCTTTAGAAAATCGGGTAATAAACCTGAATGGATGATATTAGAAGTTATTCCGGTTATCCCTCCGGATTTAAGACCACTTGTTCCGTTAGATGGAGGAAGGTTTGCAACTTCCGACCTTAATGATTTGTATCGTCGGGTAATTAATCGCAATAATAGGTTGAAGAAGTTGATTGAGTTAAAAGCCCCGGAGATTATTATTAGAAATGAAAAACGTATGCTTCAGGAAGCAGTAGATGCTTTATTTGACAATGGAAGGCATGGTAGACCAGTAATGGGGGCAGGAAACAGGCCTCTAAAGTCACTTGCGGATATGCTTAAAGGTAAACAGGGACGTTTTCGACAGAATCTATTGGGTAAACGCGTAGATTATTCGGGGCGAAGTGTCATTGTGATTGGTCCTGAGTTAAAACTTTATCAATGTGGTCTTCCTAAAAAAATGGCTCTGGAGCTTTTTGAACCTTTTATTATTCGGAAACTGAAAGAAAAAGGGCATGTGCATACGATAAGAAGCGCACGGAAAATGGTTGAAAAGACGAAGATGGAAGTGTGGGATATTCTTGAGGAAGTAATTAAGGACCATCCGGTTTTGCTTAATCGTGCTCCCACTTTACATCGTTTAGGGATACAAGCATTTCAACCTGTTTTGGTAGAGGGCAAAGCAATTAAAATACATCCCTTAGTTTGTTCTGCATTTAATGCTGATTTCGATGGGGACCAGATGGCTGTCCATGTTCCTCTTTCTATAGAAGCTCAGATGGAAGCCAGATTGATTATGCTTGCCTCACACAATATTTTTTCTCCTGCCAATGGTGGTCCGATAGTTACTCCTTCTCAGGATATTGTTTTAGGATGCCATTATCTTACCAAAGAAAAACCAGACCAGGGTGAAGAAATTAGGTATTTTTCTTCCTCTGAAGAAGTTATTTACGCCTATGGTGACAAGGAGATTCCTTTACACGCAAAAATTAAATTAAGAGTTAATGGCAACATTGTTGAGACGACGGTAGGAAGAGTAATTTTTAATAGTGTGCTTACCCCAGGGATGGCCTTCTTCAACGAGGTAGTGGACAAGACTAGATTAAGCAAGCTTATTCAATCCTGTTATAGAAAATTTGGGCATCATGAGACAGTAATGTTTTTAGACCGGCTTAAGAATCTGGGATTTGAAATGGCTACGCTTGCTGGACTTTCTATGGCAGTAGAAGATTTGAGTATTCCTAAAAAGAAAGAAGAATTGCTTAAACATGCTAAGGAAGAAGTGGCTCATGTAGAAGAGCAATATAAAAAGGGAATAATTACTGATGGGGAGCGCTATAACAGAATCATAGATATTTGGACGCACATTACCGATACCGTTTCAGACCAGATATTTAGAGAACTGGAGCCATTTAATCCTGTTTTTATGATGGCAGATTCAGGTGCTCGTGGTTCGCGTCTCCAGATTAGACAACTTGCAGGAATGCGTGGGCTAATGGCTAAACCTTCGGGAGAAATTATAGAGTCTCCGATTACTGCCAACTTCAGAGAAGGGTTAAGCGTCTTGGAATATTTTATCTCTACACATGGAGCCAGAAAAGGTTTGGCGGACACAGCTTTAAAGACCGCAGATGCCGGGTATCTTACTCGTCGTTTAATTGATGTGGCACAGGATGTTATTGTCACGGAAGAAGATTGCAAGACCCTTAACGGTATATTTGTAGCAGCCATTATTGAGGGGGATGAGGTGGTAGTGAGTTTAAAGGAACGCATTATAGGAAGAGTTGCTTTGGATAATATAGTGGATATTATTACTGATGAGGTTATTGTGAAAGCAGAAGAAGAGATTACAGAAGAACAGGCAGAGCGTATTGAACAGTTAGGTATAGAAAAGATTCGCATTCGGTCGGTATTGACTTGTGAAACCAGACACGGTGTTTGTGCTAAATGTTATGGGAGGAATCTTGCTACTCAAAGAATAGTAGAGATGGGAGAGGCAGTGGGGATAATTGCGGCTCAATCTATTGGAGAGCCTGGTACTCAGTTAACCATGAGGACATTCCATATTGGAGGTACCGCAAGTAGAATTATAGAACAATCTTTTCTGCAAGCAAAAAATTCTGGAATTATAAAATATTCTAATCTAAGAACTGTAAAGACAAAAGGACAGATTGTCGTTCTTAACCGCAATGGTCAAGTAGTTATCAATGATGAGGCAGGAAGGGAACTTGAACGCTATTCTATACCTCAGGGTTCACTCGTAAAATTCGAAGATGGTGCGAGGGTTGAAAGGGGTGATACTTTTGTTAAATGGGATCCGTATACCTCTCCCATTTTAACCGAGGTAGGCGGCAAGATAATGTTTGAGGACATTAAAGAAGGTATTACCATGCGGGAGGAAATAGATGAAAGCACAGGACTCGTCAATAAAATAATTATTGAATATAAGGGTGATTATCATCCTCAGATACTTGTTATTAATGCAGAAAGTGAGGAGGTTTTGGCAGTTTATGCTTTACCTGCGGGTGCTCACATTGTCGTTAAAGAAGGTCAGATTGTGGAGGCGGGAACAGTTTTGGCTAAGACCCCGCGTAAGGTCGTTAAAACAAGGGATATTACCGGTGGTCTTCCTCGTGTAGCAGAGCTATTTGAGGCGAGAAGACCACATGATCCAGCAATTATTAGTGAAATAGATGGCTGGGTAGAGTTTGGTCCTGCGAAGAAGGGGCAAAGGAGGGTTATTATTCGTAGTCCATCGGGAATGAGGAAAGAATATATAATTCCTCATGGAAAACACCTTAATGTATACAAAGGAGATTGGGTTACGAGTGGACAACCGCTTACCGATGGTCCGATAGTTCCTCAGGACATATTGAGGATATGTGGAGATAAAAAATTACAAGAATATCTTCTTAACGAAATTCAAGAGGTTTATCGTCTGCAGGGAGTCAAGATAGATGATAAGCATATAGAATTGATTATTAGACAGATGTTAAGAAAAGTTGTTATCGAAGACCCTGGTGATACCGATTTCTTAATGGGACAGGAAGTGGATAAATTTGTTTTCCGTGACGAAAATGAGAGGGTAATGAAAAAAGGTTCACGTCCTGCTATTGCTACCCCCATTCTTCAAGGTATTACTAAGGCTTCCTTGACCACCGAAAGTTTTATTTCTGCAGCCAGTTTCCAAGAAACAACACGAGTTCTTACTGAAGCAGCTGCTGCAGGTAAGCGAGATGACTTAAGGGGGTTAAAGGAGAATGTAATCATGGGACATTTGGTTCCTGCAGGAACAGGTTTTCGTACTCATCAGGAATTAGAGGTAGTAAAAAAGATTGAATAG
- the rpoB gene encoding DNA-directed RNA polymerase subunit beta, with translation MKRISFSKISDAVSLPDLVEIQKVSYANFLQADVPRTKRKAVGLQGVFLNTFPIDGPDGTYRLEFVNYSMGKPKYSEEEARRRGLTYAIPLKARIRLVTKKEIKEQEVYICDLPLMTNKGTFVINGDERVVVSQLHRSPGISFEETIHPNGKRMYSGRIVPYHGSWIEFEFDLNDVLYVILDRKRKFFATSFLRALGLSTDEEILKAFCGIEDVKVESRSQLKELTGRILAEDIKMPDSEHVLIPKYTRLSKENLLDRDVEFIPARVRVLKNNVMEIVNTLKRDFTKNQEEALMDIYRKLRPGYPSSAEAAKSMLEKLFFDPKRYDLERVGRYLINRKLNMDTPLEKRVLDLETVIAAVKYLLNLKEGVGDPDDIDHLGNRRVRTVGELLENQFRVGMLRMERIARERMNIYDMENVMPHHLINSKLIASAVRDFFLRSQLSQFMDQTNPLAELTHRRRLSALGPGGLDRERAGFEVRDVHYSHYGRVCPVETPEGPNIGLIVSLSTFARVNEFGLLETPYRKVINGRVTNRIEYLTADVEDKFMIAQANAKLDKEGKLIEDLVFCRYKDNFLKVEPKRVDYMDVSPRQLVSVSASLIPFLEHDDANRALMGSNMQRQAVPLLFPEVPFVMTGMEKRVAIDSGTVVLAKKDGVVREVQADRIVVGSDIYELKKFLRSNADTCVNQRPIVKVGDRVKEGDVIADGSATKDGELALGRNVLVAFMSWRGYNFEDAILISEKLLKDDTLTSLHIEEFSIEARETKLGPEEITRDIPGVGEEALKDLDENGIIRIGAEVKSGDILVGKVTPKTETELTPEEKLLRAIFGEKAGDVRDASLTVPPGVEGTVVDVRIFSRKEAKPRSKEVITEELKQINAIKEQYQKQIKEIKEERNKRLSKLLLGQKLSSALLDIDTGETVISQDKTITKKDLHKLDKCDLDGMKIKDNEALEEELRKVMRLYDDQMEELIYEQEREIDQIKRGDELPAGVLKKVVVYVASKRRLSVGDKIAGRHGNKGVIARILAEEDMPFLPDGTPVEIVLNPLGVPSRMNVGQLLETQLGWAARELGIQVISPVFGGANEEEIKEQLRKANLPEDGRITLRDGYTGEVFDNKVTVGYIYMMKLIHLVDEKIHARSIGPYSLVTQQPLGGKAQFGGQRFGEMEVWALEAYGSAYTLQELLTVKSDDVEGRTRIYEAIVKGENALNPGTPESFNVLVKELQGLCLDIKKEKKKA, from the coding sequence ATGAAAAGGATAAGTTTTTCTAAGATTTCCGATGCTGTTTCCCTTCCCGATCTGGTAGAGATACAGAAGGTATCTTATGCAAATTTTTTGCAGGCGGATGTTCCTCGAACGAAGAGAAAAGCAGTGGGATTGCAGGGGGTTTTCTTAAATACTTTTCCTATTGATGGCCCTGATGGTACATATCGTTTAGAGTTTGTGAATTATAGTATGGGTAAACCTAAGTATAGCGAGGAAGAAGCAAGAAGACGTGGTTTAACCTATGCTATACCTTTAAAGGCACGCATTAGATTAGTTACTAAAAAAGAAATAAAGGAACAGGAAGTTTATATTTGTGATTTACCACTGATGACTAATAAGGGTACTTTTGTGATTAATGGAGATGAAAGGGTTGTGGTTTCTCAGCTCCATCGTTCTCCCGGCATTTCCTTTGAAGAAACAATTCATCCTAACGGTAAAAGAATGTATTCAGGAAGGATTGTGCCTTATCATGGTTCATGGATAGAATTTGAATTTGATTTAAATGATGTTTTATATGTCATTCTTGATAGAAAAAGGAAATTTTTTGCCACAAGTTTCTTGCGCGCTTTAGGTCTTTCTACAGATGAAGAGATTCTCAAAGCTTTCTGCGGTATAGAGGATGTAAAAGTTGAGAGTCGTTCCCAGTTAAAAGAACTTACGGGTAGGATTTTAGCCGAAGATATAAAGATGCCGGATTCCGAACATGTGCTTATTCCTAAATATACACGTTTATCGAAAGAAAATCTTCTTGACCGGGACGTGGAGTTTATTCCGGCTAGAGTAAGGGTTCTAAAGAATAATGTGATGGAAATTGTTAATACCTTGAAAAGAGATTTTACGAAGAATCAGGAAGAGGCTCTCATGGATATATACCGCAAATTAAGACCTGGTTATCCTTCTTCAGCGGAAGCCGCGAAATCTATGCTTGAAAAACTATTTTTTGACCCTAAGAGATATGATTTGGAGAGGGTGGGAAGGTATTTAATTAATCGTAAGTTAAATATGGATACACCTTTAGAGAAGAGGGTTTTGGATTTAGAGACAGTCATCGCGGCGGTTAAGTATTTGCTAAATCTAAAAGAGGGTGTTGGTGACCCAGATGATATTGACCACTTGGGGAATCGGCGAGTGAGGACTGTGGGTGAGCTTTTAGAAAATCAGTTTCGTGTGGGTATGTTGCGGATGGAGAGAATAGCTCGAGAGAGGATGAATATATATGATATGGAAAATGTTATGCCCCACCACCTAATTAATTCAAAGTTAATTGCGAGTGCAGTAAGGGATTTCTTTTTGCGGAGTCAACTTTCTCAGTTTATGGATCAAACCAATCCTTTGGCAGAGTTGACTCACCGCAGAAGACTTTCTGCTCTTGGACCGGGGGGGCTTGACCGAGAACGGGCAGGTTTTGAGGTAAGAGATGTGCATTATTCTCACTATGGTAGAGTTTGTCCTGTTGAGACTCCCGAAGGTCCTAACATAGGTTTAATTGTTTCTTTAAGCACTTTTGCACGGGTTAATGAATTTGGTTTATTAGAGACTCCTTATCGTAAAGTAATAAATGGCAGGGTGACCAATAGAATAGAATATCTTACCGCAGATGTTGAAGATAAATTTATGATTGCCCAAGCAAATGCAAAATTGGATAAAGAAGGGAAATTGATAGAAGATTTGGTTTTCTGCCGTTATAAAGATAATTTCTTAAAGGTTGAACCCAAGAGGGTAGACTACATGGATGTTTCACCGAGACAATTAGTTTCTGTATCTGCTAGTCTTATCCCCTTTTTAGAACATGACGATGCTAACCGTGCTCTTATGGGTTCCAATATGCAAAGACAGGCAGTTCCTTTATTATTCCCCGAGGTGCCTTTTGTAATGACTGGAATGGAGAAGAGAGTAGCAATAGATTCAGGCACTGTTGTCTTAGCGAAAAAGGATGGCGTGGTTCGTGAAGTTCAGGCAGATCGTATCGTAGTTGGTTCAGATATTTACGAATTGAAAAAATTCTTACGTTCCAATGCAGATACCTGTGTTAACCAAAGACCGATAGTAAAAGTGGGAGACCGGGTAAAAGAGGGGGATGTAATTGCTGATGGTTCTGCTACTAAAGATGGAGAATTGGCTTTAGGAAGGAATGTCTTAGTAGCTTTCATGTCGTGGCGTGGTTACAATTTTGAGGATGCTATTTTGATAAGTGAGAAATTACTGAAAGATGATACCCTGACTTCTCTGCATATAGAAGAATTCAGTATTGAAGCAAGAGAGACAAAATTAGGTCCCGAAGAAATTACACGGGATATCCCGGGAGTGGGAGAAGAAGCTTTAAAAGATTTGGATGAGAATGGAATTATCCGGATAGGAGCAGAGGTAAAATCCGGAGATATACTTGTAGGAAAAGTTACTCCCAAAACGGAAACAGAGTTGACGCCTGAGGAAAAACTTTTAAGAGCTATCTTTGGCGAGAAAGCAGGAGATGTAAGAGATGCTTCTTTAACCGTACCCCCTGGTGTAGAAGGGACAGTGGTTGATGTCAGAATTTTCTCTCGTAAAGAAGCAAAGCCTCGTTCCAAAGAGGTGATTACCGAGGAGTTAAAGCAAATAAATGCAATAAAAGAACAGTATCAAAAACAAATAAAAGAGATAAAAGAAGAGAGAAATAAGAGATTATCTAAACTTCTTTTAGGCCAAAAACTTTCTTCTGCGCTTTTAGATATTGATACTGGCGAAACGGTTATTTCTCAAGACAAAACCATTACGAAGAAAGATTTGCATAAACTCGATAAGTGCGATTTAGATGGAATGAAGATAAAAGATAATGAGGCGCTGGAAGAAGAGTTGAGGAAAGTTATGCGTCTCTACGATGATCAGATGGAAGAGTTGATTTATGAACAGGAACGTGAAATAGATCAGATTAAGAGAGGAGATGAACTTCCTGCCGGCGTTTTGAAAAAGGTAGTTGTTTATGTAGCAAGTAAAAGAAGACTTTCTGTGGGGGATAAAATAGCAGGAAGACATGGAAATAAAGGAGTAATTGCGCGTATTCTGGCGGAAGAAGATATGCCTTTTTTACCCGATGGTACACCGGTAGAAATTGTGCTTAATCCTTTAGGAGTGCCTTCTCGTATGAATGTTGGTCAGCTTTTAGAAACTCAGTTAGGGTGGGCTGCCCGGGAGTTGGGGATCCAGGTTATTTCTCCTGTTTTTGGAGGTGCAAATGAGGAGGAGATTAAGGAACAATTACGCAAAGCTAATTTACCTGAAGATGGTAGGATTACGTTGCGTGATGGTTATACGGGAGAGGTTTTTGATAACAAGGTTACGGTCGGTTATATTTATATGATGAAACTCATTCACTTGGTAGATGAGAAGATTCATGCACGTTCTATAGGGCCTTATTCTTTAGTTACCCAACAGCCGCTGGGGGGTAAAGCACAGTTTGGAGGGCAGAGATTTGGAGAGATGGAGGTTTGGGCTTTAGAGGCTTATGGTTCTGCCTATACTTTACAGGAGCTTCTTACTGTGAAAAGTGATGATGTTGAGGGAAGGACACGGATATATGAAGCAATTGTGAAAGGAGAAAATGCTTTAAATCCAGGAACTCCCGAATCTTTTAATGTTTTGGTTAAAGAATTACAAGGATTGTGCCTTGACATAAAGAAGGAAAAGAAGAAAGCGTAG
- the rplL gene encoding 50S ribosomal protein L7/L12 → MEEKTEVKLSEKLENIMKSIEQLTVLELADLVKAFEERFGVTAVAPVQTVGAVSGQPASAGEAVEEKTIFDVILAEVGADKIKVIKEIRAITNLGLKEAKDLVDTAPKPIKTGVGKEEAQSIKKKLEEVGAKIELK, encoded by the coding sequence ATGGAGGAGAAAACAGAGGTAAAATTATCTGAGAAACTGGAGAACATTATGAAGTCTATTGAGCAGTTAACCGTTTTGGAATTAGCAGATTTGGTTAAGGCATTTGAAGAACGTTTTGGGGTAACCGCAGTAGCACCCGTTCAGACGGTGGGTGCTGTTTCCGGACAACCTGCTTCTGCAGGAGAGGCAGTTGAGGAAAAAACCATATTTGACGTGATTCTTGCAGAGGTTGGTGCGGACAAAATAAAGGTGATTAAAGAAATTCGTGCCATAACAAATCTGGGTTTGAAAGAAGCAAAGGATTTGGTAGATACCGCCCCTAAACCAATTAAGACGGGTGTGGGCAAGGAAGAGGCACAGAGTATTAAGAAGAAACTGGAAGAAGTGGGCGCAAAGATCGAACTTAAATAA
- the rplJ gene encoding 50S ribosomal protein L10, with translation MEKKFGRWYRERLVEELEMKFDKSTYFFVAELSRLKVSDLEELRKNLKKRSADFMVVKNSLARLAFRKKQMDYFVELINGQTGVVLGGDDPIIISKVLVDYSKSFPEFKIKGGFIQDRVVSLGKIKEISQLPSRSVLMGKICGGFKGILFRLANSLSLHVKLMFILKGLQEKKKEG, from the coding sequence ATGGAAAAGAAATTCGGTCGGTGGTATAGAGAAAGGTTAGTGGAAGAATTAGAAATGAAATTTGACAAAAGCACTTATTTCTTTGTTGCGGAGTTGAGTAGGTTAAAAGTAAGTGATTTAGAGGAATTAAGAAAGAACTTAAAGAAGAGGTCTGCTGATTTTATGGTGGTTAAAAATTCTCTTGCTCGCCTTGCTTTCAGAAAAAAACAGATGGATTATTTTGTAGAATTGATAAATGGGCAAACAGGAGTAGTTCTTGGAGGAGATGATCCGATAATTATTTCTAAAGTTTTGGTGGATTACAGTAAGAGTTTTCCCGAATTTAAGATTAAAGGAGGATTTATTCAGGACCGAGTTGTATCATTGGGCAAGATAAAAGAGATATCACAGCTTCCTTCTCGTTCGGTATTAATGGGAAAAATCTGTGGTGGTTTTAAGGGCATTTTATTCCGTTTAGCGAATAGTTTGAGTCTGCATGTTAAACTAATGTTTATTTTAAAAGGATTACAGGAAAAAAAGAAGGAGGGATGA
- the rplA gene encoding 50S ribosomal protein L1, whose protein sequence is MKKRSKRFKESTKFFEKNKTYSLEEAINILKKMPLAKFDESVDISFRLGVDSKQSDQFVRGSVLLPHGTGKQVKVLVFCKGEAEKLAKEAGADYVGGQELIDKISGGWLDFDVAVAHPEMMRDISRLGKILGPRGLMPNPKSGTVTTDLVKAINDFKKGKVEFKMDKTGNVSVRIGRISFTENQLYDNGKSAMEAILKAKPATIKGQYIKNVVISRTMSPGLKIDWTKYVS, encoded by the coding sequence ATGAAGAAAAGAAGTAAAAGATTTAAAGAGTCAACTAAATTTTTTGAGAAAAACAAGACCTATTCTTTGGAAGAGGCGATTAATATTCTGAAGAAAATGCCTTTAGCTAAATTTGATGAGTCAGTAGATATTTCTTTTCGTCTAGGGGTTGACTCTAAACAGAGCGACCAATTTGTACGTGGTTCGGTGCTCCTTCCTCATGGGACAGGGAAACAGGTTAAGGTTCTTGTTTTTTGTAAAGGCGAAGCAGAGAAATTAGCGAAAGAAGCAGGTGCGGATTATGTAGGAGGACAGGAATTAATAGATAAGATAAGTGGGGGGTGGTTAGATTTTGATGTGGCTGTTGCTCATCCAGAAATGATGCGGGACATTTCTCGTTTAGGTAAGATTTTGGGACCTCGGGGGTTAATGCCCAATCCCAAATCCGGAACAGTAACTACAGATTTGGTGAAAGCAATAAACGACTTCAAGAAAGGTAAAGTAGAGTTTAAAATGGATAAAACCGGAAATGTGAGTGTAAGAATAGGAAGAATATCTTTTACAGAAAATCAACTTTATGATAATGGTAAGTCTGCTATGGAAGCGATCTTAAAAGCAAAACCTGCTACTATTAAAGGACAGTATATTAAAAATGTAGTGATTTCAAGGACAATGAGTCCTGGTTTGAAAATAGACTGGACAAAATACGTTTCTTAA
- the rplK gene encoding 50S ribosomal protein L11 has product MAKKVKAQIKLYCPAGQANPAPPIGPALGQHGINIMEFCKQFNEKTKGQEGLILPALITVYEDKSFSFIIKSPPCSVLLKRACGLAKGSGVPHKEKVGKVTREQIKEIAQAKLKDLNTNSLEQALRIVEGTARSMGIEVVDEEKK; this is encoded by the coding sequence ATGGCTAAGAAAGTTAAGGCACAGATAAAATTGTATTGTCCCGCAGGACAAGCAAATCCAGCTCCTCCCATCGGACCAGCCTTGGGACAGCATGGAATAAATATCATGGAATTTTGCAAACAATTCAATGAAAAAACTAAGGGACAGGAAGGTTTAATTCTTCCTGCTTTAATTACTGTTTACGAAGACAAGTCTTTCTCTTTTATTATAAAAAGTCCTCCCTGTTCCGTGCTTTTGAAAAGAGCATGCGGTTTAGCGAAAGGTTCGGGTGTTCCTCATAAAGAGAAAGTGGGTAAGGTGACGCGTGAGCAGATTAAAGAAATTGCTCAGGCAAAATTGAAAGATTTGAATACTAATTCGCTGGAACAGGCGTTGAGAATAGTAGAGGGGACTGCACGGAGTATGGGAATTGAGGTAGTAGATGAAGAAAAGAAGTAA
- the nusG gene encoding transcription termination/antitermination protein NusG, whose product MDKKWYVVHTQTGQEERVKTSIETRVKQEMLSEIIGQIVVPKETISEVRGGKKKISERKFFPGYIFIEMELNEKSWYLLKTTPGILGFLGSGPQAVALDYTEIEAILKKSEERKEKPVPKVIFEVGESVRIKEGPFMDFNGTVEEILLDKGKVKVNVSIFGRATPVELEFWQVEKI is encoded by the coding sequence ATGGACAAAAAATGGTATGTTGTACATACTCAAACTGGCCAAGAAGAGAGGGTGAAAACAAGTATTGAAACAAGAGTAAAACAAGAAATGTTATCTGAGATTATTGGTCAGATAGTTGTTCCTAAAGAGACAATTTCTGAAGTCCGGGGAGGCAAAAAGAAAATATCCGAGAGAAAGTTTTTCCCGGGGTATATATTTATAGAGATGGAACTAAATGAGAAAAGTTGGTATCTCTTAAAAACAACACCCGGTATTTTAGGTTTTTTAGGAAGCGGACCTCAAGCTGTGGCTTTGGATTACACAGAGATAGAAGCAATATTGAAAAAGAGTGAAGAAAGGAAAGAGAAACCGGTTCCTAAAGTCATTTTTGAAGTTGGAGAGAGTGTAAGAATTAAGGAAGGTCCGTTTATGGATTTTAATGGTACCGTAGAAGAAATATTATTAGATAAGGGTAAGGTAAAAGTTAATGTTTCTATTTTTGGACGCGCTACTCCTGTAGAATTAGAATTTTGGCAGGTGGAGAAAATATAA
- the secE gene encoding preprotein translocase subunit SecE: MKKIKSFLQEVGTELRKTSWTTKEEVWGSTIVVVVTVGILAVFIGVVDFLLSQLINFIIK, translated from the coding sequence ATGAAGAAAATAAAGAGTTTTCTTCAAGAAGTCGGCACAGAACTTAGAAAAACCTCTTGGACCACCAAGGAAGAGGTTTGGGGTTCGACGATAGTAGTGGTGGTAACGGTGGGGATTTTAGCAGTTTTTATTGGAGTAGTAGATTTTCTCCTTTCCCAATTGATAAATTTTATTATCAAATAA
- the rpmG gene encoding 50S ribosomal protein L33 produces the protein MQEIITLACGECKARNYTTTKNKKNNPDRLEFRKYCKFCRKHTLHKEIK, from the coding sequence ATGCAAGAGATAATTACCTTAGCCTGTGGTGAATGCAAAGCAAGGAATTATACCACCACCAAGAATAAGAAAAATAATCCCGATCGTCTGGAATTTAGAAAATATTGTAAGTTTTGCCGGAAGCATACACTACATAAAGAAATAAAATAA